The following coding sequences are from one Aliarcobacter skirrowii CCUG 10374 window:
- a CDS encoding CopD family protein codes for MEYYSWILSLHIIAVLSWMAMLFYLPRLFVYHVENIDKKEFVEVVKIQEFKIYKYIGHPAMWVTIFSGVAMITLNKALLSQDWFIAKIFMLILLVAYSLSLEYYRKALYEDRCSKSGKFFRMYNEMPTMLAILIVTYVITKNFSILFSFIIIALFAFISYMILKPKKVKS; via the coding sequence ATGGAGTATTACAGTTGGATATTAAGTTTGCATATAATAGCAGTTTTATCATGGATGGCAATGCTATTCTATCTTCCAAGACTTTTTGTTTATCATGTTGAAAATATTGATAAAAAAGAGTTTGTTGAAGTTGTAAAAATTCAAGAGTTTAAAATATATAAATATATTGGTCATCCAGCAATGTGGGTAACAATATTTAGTGGAGTAGCAATGATAACTTTGAATAAAGCACTCCTTTCTCAAGATTGGTTTATTGCAAAGATATTTATGCTTATTTTACTTGTAGCTTACTCTTTATCTTTAGAGTATTATAGAAAGGCTTTATATGAAGATAGATGCAGTAAAAGTGGTAAATTTTTTAGAATGTACAATGAAATGCCCACAATGTTAGCTATTTTAATAGTTACTTATGTAATTACTAAAAACTTCTCAATACTTTTTTCATTTATAATTATTGCACTATTTGCGTTTATCTCTTATATGATTTTAAAACCTAAAAAGGTTAAATCATGA